From Longimicrobiales bacterium, one genomic window encodes:
- a CDS encoding GAF domain-containing sensor histidine kinase, which yields MDASRSQPADARVSSREALRFLTRAGRLLSASLDPGETLERLVRLAVPRIACFAMIDLVEPGGRLDRVAYRHIDERREPLLDRGGSFLPEEAGLVPLATVLETGEPVLIENVERDWVGGAESLERIRSLAGRSLMIVPLLVGDEKLGLLTFGSTRTDRFYHRQDLMLARELARSASLAIENARLYQKAEHAIAARDEVLGVVSHDLRNPVSRVRLAAELMIEAHELPEAAQRTAAMIVRAADEMNRLIGDLLDVTRIEAGRLSVETGETSLRNILDLLEEAHAPAAKEKNVAWEVERPEEPITLEVDEGRILQALGNLVGNAIKFTPQGGTVRVVTERSEDGVRIGVRDTGPGLNAAELEHIFDRFWQSGAGDRRGAGLGLTIARGIIEAHAGRMHVDSEVGVGTTAWVDLPLRR from the coding sequence ATGGATGCGTCCCGGAGCCAGCCCGCCGATGCGCGCGTAAGCTCGCGGGAAGCGCTTCGGTTCCTCACCCGCGCCGGACGTCTGCTGTCCGCTTCGCTGGACCCCGGGGAGACTCTCGAGCGGCTCGTACGGCTCGCAGTTCCGCGCATCGCCTGCTTCGCCATGATCGACCTCGTCGAGCCCGGCGGCCGCCTGGACCGCGTCGCATACCGGCACATTGACGAACGCCGCGAGCCGTTGCTCGATCGCGGTGGGTCCTTTCTCCCCGAGGAGGCGGGGCTGGTGCCGCTGGCGACTGTGCTCGAAACCGGGGAGCCCGTGCTGATCGAGAATGTGGAGCGTGACTGGGTCGGCGGCGCGGAAAGTCTCGAGCGGATCCGGAGCCTCGCCGGGCGCTCGCTCATGATCGTTCCGCTGCTCGTTGGCGACGAGAAGCTCGGACTCCTGACGTTCGGGTCCACGCGAACCGACCGCTTCTACCACCGACAGGACCTCATGCTGGCCCGCGAGCTCGCCCGCAGCGCGTCGCTCGCCATCGAGAATGCACGCCTCTATCAGAAGGCCGAGCACGCGATTGCCGCGCGCGACGAGGTCCTGGGCGTGGTATCCCACGATCTGCGCAATCCCGTAAGCCGCGTCCGGCTCGCCGCGGAGCTGATGATCGAAGCGCATGAACTGCCGGAAGCTGCGCAGCGCACCGCTGCGATGATCGTCCGGGCCGCGGACGAGATGAACCGGTTGATCGGGGACCTGCTGGACGTCACCCGGATCGAAGCCGGCAGGCTGTCGGTCGAGACCGGCGAGACCTCGCTCCGCAACATCCTGGATCTGCTCGAGGAGGCGCATGCGCCGGCGGCGAAGGAGAAAAATGTCGCGTGGGAGGTCGAACGCCCGGAGGAGCCGATCACGCTCGAAGTCGATGAGGGCCGGATCCTCCAGGCGCTGGGGAATCTGGTGGGGAATGCCATCAAGTTCACCCCGCAAGGCGGGACGGTGCGTGTGGTGACGGAGCGGAGCGAAGACGGGGTGCGGATCGGCGTGCGCGATACGGGACCGGGGCTGAACGCGGCGGAGCTCGAGCACATATTCGACCGCTTCTGGCAATCAGGAGCGGGAGACCGGCGCGGCGCCGGTCTCGGCCTGACCATCGCACGCGGGATCATCGAGGCACACGCCGGCAGGATGCACGTGGACAGCGAGGTCGGGGTAGGCACGACCGCCTGGGTGGATCTGCCCCTGCGCCGCTGA
- a CDS encoding DUF5996 family protein — translation MIALPYHDWRPTLETLHMWTQVVGKIQLALAPPVNHWWHIAQHVTARGLTTGPLPHGDRTFEIDLDFVEHDCRIVVSDGDLAHVPLQPMAVAEFHGRLLGELDERGLHVDFWRQPVEITDPIPFDVDRVHRSYDAARVTRFFQALSGADRILRRFRGEFLGKSSPVHFFWGSFDLAVTRFSGREAPPHPGGIPNLADWVTRSAYSHEVFSAGWWPGSEAYPKPAFYAYAYPEPDGFGEAQVPSGAHYHPDLREFVLPWPESGGADPDAVLDFLRAAWSAAADLGGWNRQELEPK, via the coding sequence ATGATCGCGCTGCCCTACCACGACTGGCGTCCGACGCTCGAGACGCTCCACATGTGGACCCAGGTCGTCGGGAAGATTCAGCTCGCGCTGGCCCCGCCCGTGAATCACTGGTGGCACATTGCCCAGCACGTGACCGCGCGCGGGCTGACGACCGGTCCGCTGCCCCACGGCGACAGAACCTTCGAGATCGACCTGGATTTCGTCGAGCACGATTGCCGGATCGTTGTGTCGGACGGGGACCTGGCGCATGTGCCGCTCCAGCCGATGGCGGTCGCGGAGTTCCACGGCAGGCTGCTGGGCGAGCTGGATGAGCGCGGACTCCATGTCGACTTCTGGCGGCAGCCCGTCGAGATTACGGACCCGATCCCCTTCGATGTGGATCGCGTGCATCGCTCGTACGATGCGGCGCGGGTGACCCGCTTCTTTCAGGCGCTCTCCGGGGCCGATCGCATACTCCGGCGATTCCGGGGCGAGTTCCTGGGGAAGTCGAGTCCCGTCCACTTCTTCTGGGGCAGCTTCGACCTCGCCGTCACCCGCTTCTCGGGCAGGGAGGCCCCTCCGCACCCGGGCGGCATCCCGAATCTGGCCGACTGGGTGACCCGGTCCGCCTACTCGCACGAGGTGTTCAGTGCCGGCTGGTGGCCGGGCAGCGAGGCGTATCCGAAGCCGGCGTTCTACGCGTACGCCTATCCGGAGCCGGACGGATTCGGCGAGGCGCAGGTACCGTCGGGCGCCCATTACCATCCGGACCTCCGCGAGTTCGTTCTTCCCTGGCCGGAGAGTGGCGGAGCGGATCCGGACGCCGTGCTCGACTTCCTGCGCGCTGCCTGGTCCGCGGCAGCGGATCTGGGCGGTTGGAACCGGCAGGAGCTGGAGCCGAAGTGA